Proteins co-encoded in one Arachis stenosperma cultivar V10309 chromosome 7, arast.V10309.gnm1.PFL2, whole genome shotgun sequence genomic window:
- the LOC130940507 gene encoding uncharacterized protein LOC130940507: MGAAFNGFSIREYTNKMRSVDVFKCWPFSTSPNVTAKDLHSWLPPMTPSSSSTSTSTSCSTSSSSSSSFQSLRSTSTNNHQQQSLQSDQQSPPPASATLADEERLEMVCPVCREFNAATLTAVNAHIDSCLAQTVRDDRRHIRITTATSTATTTSFKSSSSSHAKPKAPKKRSIAEIFKVNEQGKEQQLEQENDKEKELEKEQDKEKERDEGDEEEEPRIESVLKLWKKDGVEHEDSVVDDVSITVTKFQWLSQRLEALRSGRRGGQSAKSDAGGASGTPAEAIDDDDEEKSEMICPVCRDFNAATVTAVNAHIDNCLAQAVRDERRQMRRSAGVSGGGFKHKPKAPKKRSIAEILTVAPPIGATKSKAIEVAKDYDEEDNGNEDNDKSSDYSGLNSAGAAAADADCDGIVVSTTKNKKSTTTKSRKKKKKKKTKEAKKKSKVVENLNSEKTITVNKQQQKKKKKKKSFFNSEVTTSSKKEDACKRKVQMPVNSFRQLKATIGTKMLAHHNVDPSIHERKLDSKISFVEKEQKVKTYEPDAKQPKSVYPFCGILKNRVKQLSGKASSSSSTQDGTDEYSCDDEYPTSDRYVRFTCKDDILGPKRRNSFEETMFNKSSDVLTTSLVKEQSSGSDRETSSLGANRSYDYAAINIDNRKEFCPIVESKEFANTLEQATAQNFLKPCPSQKTSTHPEEKSQTLTKVMLCDDNNLHPFDGGNTSTLHCSPYDDIPSPLSTDQEVKMSGTNSQLCESGSLSSIGKFIDHLEDSTFRAVPVNSDANTRTFLEPSSSYSSSYDKGNERPEFPLQTYEDNDDSSQAFGDRQFSHMLASDMIDNAFLYTAWGKGSIRNNCLDPSFFGLPLNSHGELVNFSSSGTVGTNQPETSSTLRGSLGGLPVSSTLHQDNQENLRINERQVVQKISPKDGLNSFPHYPARLAVTELPCDRDINPTDSDMCSSSFVQPPNSEVNVMSNLPIEQNQYGQVQSHKGDGMVSVKESSDHVTLSSSQPTMRLMGKDVPIGGSSKAMQQLSGDVWAGEESGRRHSSEYGASENSLLGKCSKQDLAFGRSSSTDNVVQSPKIQSSQGFRCTVLMNGHDTEFSLQFADLQRNHVSQNGSHPVSRNGISYFHPITQEPASCAMFNGAPDDFPERFMPGAKPQGLSSQSQTSNNEQAKSTSWSQRPYRSLPSWLSGPTDERLPVTFSHQFSGVSNPSFSQCIWGNKFTTPSASLNHSAQVLYPSNPLTYPSPMKTNHLSPASIAQPPHVPITSSPLNTGCRNMNMVADSVKLDHNIAKEYHPCTNTRKRPAPSALDDSRKPIKLPNIEVQENSSRMTNSGAELQRHTRVTKLDPRLDGARGRCCQNEAQKLSTTSYPAVDSFKLDGTVTGPVRLGPRAKHILRSS; the protein is encoded by the exons ATGGGAGCAGCCTTCAATGGATTCTCCATAAG GGAATACACAAACAAGATGAGGTCCGTTGATGTCTTCAAGTGCTGGCCATTCTCCACTTCCCCTAATGTCACTGCCAAAGACCTTCACTCCTGGCTTCCTCCTATgactccttcttcttcttctacttctacttctacttcttgttctacttcttcttcttcttcttcttctttccaaTCCCTAAGATCTACTTCTACCAACAACCACCAACAACAATCGCTCCAATCCGATCAACAATCTCCTCCACCTGCTTCTGCTACTCTTGCTGATGAAGAGAGACTGGAGATGGTCTGTCCAGTTTGCCGAGAATTCAACGCTGCTACGCTAACGGCGGTTAACGCTCATATAGACTCTTGTCTTGCTCAGACTGTCAGAGACGACCGCCGTCACATCAGGATCACCACCGCAACCTCTACTGCCACCACCACCTCCTTCAAGTCCTCCTCCTCGTCTCACGCCAAGCCTAAGGCTCCGAAGAAGCGCTCCATCGCTGAGATTTTCAAGGTAAACGAACAAGGAAAGGAGCAGCAGCTGGAACAAGAGAACGACAAAGAAAAGGAGCTTGAGAAGGAACAGGATAAGGAGAAGGAGAGGGACGAGGGGGATGAAGAAGAGGAGCCGCGAATTGAGAGTGTATTGAAGCTCTGGAAGAAGGACGGAGTAGAACACGAGGACTCAGTCGTTGACGATGTTTCGATTACGGTTACCAAGTTCCAGTGGCTATCGCAACGGCTCGAGGCGCTGAGATCTGGTCGCCGAGGAGGCCAATCGGCGAAATCGGACGCAGGAGGAGCCTCTGGTACGCCGGCGGAGGCGATTGACGACGACGACGAAGAAAAGTCGGAGATGATTTGTCCTGTTTGCCGCGATTTCAACGCTGCTACCGTTACGGCTGTGAACGCGCACATCGATAACTGCCTCGCGCAGGCTGTGAGGGACGAGAGGCGGCAGATGAGGAGGAGCGCCGGTGTTAGTGGTGGCGGCTTCAAGCACAAACCTAAGGCGCCGAAGAAGCGTTCGATTGCTGAGATTCTCACCGTGGCTCCTCCGATCGGAGCTACCAAAAGCAAAGCAATCGAAGTAGCAAAGGATTATGACGAAGAAGATAATGGAAATGAAGATAATGATAAATCATCTGATTATAGTGGTCTGAATTCAGCTGGAGCAGCTGCAGCTGATGCTGATTGTGATGGTATTGtggtttcgacaacgaaaaacAAGAAGAGTACCACCACCAAGagtaggaagaaaaagaagaagaagaagacgaaggaGGCGAAGAAGAAAAGCAAGGTGGTGGAGAATCTCAACAGCGAGAAGACGATAACTGTGAACAAGCAgcagcagaagaagaagaagaaaaagaagagctTCTTCAACAGCGAAGTGACGACTTCTTCAAAGAAG GAAGATGCTTGTAAGCGTAAGGTGCAGATGCCGGTAAATAGTTTCAGACAACTGAAAGCTACAATTGGAACTAAAATGCTTGCACATCACAACGTAGATCCTTCTATCCATGAGAGAAAATTGGATTCAAAGATCTCTTTTGTTGAAAAGGAGCAGAAAGTTAAAACCTATGAACCGGATGCAAAGCAACCAAAATCAGTATATCCTTTTTGTGGCATTCTTAAGAACCGTGTAAAACAACTTTCCGGAAAGGCATCAAGTAGCAGCAGTACTCAAGATGGTACTGATGAGTACAGTTGTGATGATGAATATCCAACATCAGACAGATATGTGAGATTCACTTGTAAAGATGACATACTCGGTCCCAAAAGGAGGAATTCATTTGAAGAAACCATGTTTAATAAATCATCAGATGTGCTGACTACTTCATTAGTAAAGGAGCAGTCCTCTGGAAGTGATAGAGAAACTTCAAGTTTGGGGGCAAACAGAAGTTATGACTATGCTGCCATTAACATAGACAACAGAAAGGAGTTTTGCCCTATAGTTGAAAGTAAAGAGTTTGCTAATACTCTGGAACAAGCTACTGCGCAAAATTTCTTGAAGCCGTGTCCCAGTCAAAAGACATCAACGCACCCAGAAGAGAAGTCTCAAACATTAACCAAGGTGATGCTTTGTGACGACAACAATTTACATCCGTTTGATGGAGGCAACACAAGTACATTGCATTGTTCTCCATATGATGATATTCCCAGTCCTCTTTCTACAGATCAAGAAGTGAAGATGTCTGGTACCAATTCCCAATTGTGTGAATCTGGATCTTTGAGCTCCATTGGAAAGTTCATTGACCATTTGGAGGATTCTACTTTTCGGGCTGTTCCTGTGAACTCAGATGCTAATACAAGGACATTCCTAGAgccttcatcatcatattcttcTTCTTATGATAAAGGAAATGAAAGACCAGAATTTCCTTTGCAAACTTATGAAGATAATGATGATAGTAGCCAGGCCTTTGGTGACAGACAGTTCTCTCATATGCTTGCTTCAGATATGATTGATAATGCATTCCTCTATACAGCCTGGGGAAAGGGAAGTATAAGAAATAACTGTTTGGATCCGAGCTTCTTTGGTTTGCCACTCAATTCTCATGGTGAGCTAGTCAATTTCAGTTCAAGTGGGACAGTAGGGACAAACCAGCCGGAGACGTCAAGTACGTTACGTGGTTCTTTAGGTGGTCTACCAGTCAGTAGTACACTCCATCAAGATAACCAAGAAAATTTGAGGATTAATGAGAGGCAGGTTGTTCAGAAGATATCTCCAAAAGATGGGCTAAACTCATTTCCACATTATCCGGCTAGGTTGGCTGTTACCGAGTTGCCATGTGACAGAGATATCAACCCGACTGATTCTGACATGTGTTCCAGTTCTTTTGTCCAGCCACCTAACTCAGAGGTGAACGTTATGAGCAACTTACCCATTGAACAGAATCAGTATGGCCAGGTGCAGAGCCACAAGGGAGACGGGATGGTTTCAGTGAAAGAGAGTTCAGATCATGTCACACTAAGTTCCAGCCAACCGACAATGAGGTTGATGGGTAAAGATGTTCCAATTGGTGGAAGCAGCAAAGCAATGCAACAACTCTCTGGAGATGTTTGGGCTGGTGAGGAATCAGGAAGAAGGCACTCTTCTGAATATGGTGCTTCAGAAAATTCCTTACTGGGAAAATGTTCTAAGCAGGATTTGGCATTTGGCAGATCATCATCAACTGACAACGTTGTGCAGTCCCCAAAAATTCAAAGCAGTCAAGGATTTCGATGTACTGTATTGATGAATGGTCATGACACAGAATTTTCTCTTCAATTTGCTGATCTGCAAAGGAACCATGTATCTCAAAATGGAAGTCATCCAGTCAGCAGAAATGGCATCTCTTATTTCCACCCTATTACTCAAGAACCTGCTTCATGTGCTATGTTTAATGGCGCACCTGATGACTTTCCAGAGCGATTTATGCCAGGAGCTAAACCTCAAGGACTCAGCTCTCAGTCACAG ACATCCAACAATGAACAGGCCAAATCAACATCTTGGTCTCAGAGGCCTTACAGAAGTTTACCATCGTGGTTGTCAGGCCCAACAGATGAGAGGCTACCAGTCACCTTCTCTCACCAATTTTCAGGCGTAAGTAATCCAAGCTTTTCTCAATGTATTTGGGGAAACAAATTTACTACACCATCAGCATCCTTGAATCATTCGGCTCAAGTTCTCTATCCTTCTAATCCTCTGACTTATCCGAGTCCTATGAAGACGAACCATCTTAGTCCAGCATCAATTGCTCAACCTCCACATGTTCCAATTACATCCTCTCCCTTAAACACTGGTTGTAGAAACATGAATATGGTTGCAGACAGTGTGAAGTTGGATCATAACATTGCCAAAGAATATCATCCATGCACAAACACCAGGAAGAGACCTGCACCATCTGCTCTTGATGATTCCAGAAAACCAATCAAGTTACCTAACATAGAAGTGCAGGAGAACTCGAGTCGCATGACAAACTCGGGTGCAGAATTGCAAAGACACACAAGGGTGACAAAGCTCGATCCACGATTGGATGGTGCAAGAGGTAGATGTTGCCAGAATGAAGCACAGAAGCTAAGTACCACAAGTTATCCTGCCGTAGATTCTTTTAAACTGGATGGCACGGTAACAGGTCCTGTCAGACTGGGTCCTAGAGCTAAGCACATCCTGAGATCCTCTTAA
- the LOC130940508 gene encoding HVA22-like protein f isoform X2 has protein sequence MFSWPGAMLLYPLYASMRAIESPSTLDDQQWLTYWVLYSFITLFELSFHKVLSWYVHEYIIMLRMLYLLHNNNNNNNNNFTKCRLPFWPYMKLVICMWLVLPMFNGAAYIYENYVRRYINVTSYGANDYTMKNKKAIQMMSFDARKAVERYIDRHGPQAFEKVISAAEREANKH, from the exons ATGTTCTCGTG GCCAGGAGCAATGCTTCTTTACCCTCT ATACGCATCAATGAGGGCGATTGAGAGTCCTTCAACCTTAGATGATCAACAGTGGCTAACGTATTGGGTTTTGTACTCCTTCATAACCCTCTTTGAGCTTTCATTTCATAAGGTCCTATCTTGGTACGTCCATGAATATATTATAATGTTACGTATGTTATATTTAttacacaacaacaacaacaacaataataataattttacaaaGTGCAGGTTACCGTTTTGGCCATACATGAAGCTTGTAATATGCATGTGGCTGGTGCTGCCAATGTTCAATGGAGCAGCATATATATATGAGAATTATGTGAGGAGATACATAAATGTAACGAGCTATGGAGCTAATGATTATACCATGAAGAACAAGAAGGCGATTCAGATGATGAGCTTCGATGCTAGGAAAGCTGTTGAACGCTACATCGATAGACATGGCCCTCAAGCCTTTGAAAAAGTTATCAGTGCTGCTGAGAGAGAAGCAAACAAGCACTGA
- the LOC130940508 gene encoding HVA22-like protein f isoform X1, producing the protein MGVLGTVARNLDTIVGPGAMLLYPLYASMRAIESPSTLDDQQWLTYWVLYSFITLFELSFHKVLSWYVHEYIIMLRMLYLLHNNNNNNNNNFTKCRLPFWPYMKLVICMWLVLPMFNGAAYIYENYVRRYINVTSYGANDYTMKNKKAIQMMSFDARKAVERYIDRHGPQAFEKVISAAEREANKH; encoded by the exons ATGGGTGTCCTTGGAACAGTGGCAAGAAATTTGGATACAATAGTAgg GCCAGGAGCAATGCTTCTTTACCCTCT ATACGCATCAATGAGGGCGATTGAGAGTCCTTCAACCTTAGATGATCAACAGTGGCTAACGTATTGGGTTTTGTACTCCTTCATAACCCTCTTTGAGCTTTCATTTCATAAGGTCCTATCTTGGTACGTCCATGAATATATTATAATGTTACGTATGTTATATTTAttacacaacaacaacaacaacaataataataattttacaaaGTGCAGGTTACCGTTTTGGCCATACATGAAGCTTGTAATATGCATGTGGCTGGTGCTGCCAATGTTCAATGGAGCAGCATATATATATGAGAATTATGTGAGGAGATACATAAATGTAACGAGCTATGGAGCTAATGATTATACCATGAAGAACAAGAAGGCGATTCAGATGATGAGCTTCGATGCTAGGAAAGCTGTTGAACGCTACATCGATAGACATGGCCCTCAAGCCTTTGAAAAAGTTATCAGTGCTGCTGAGAGAGAAGCAAACAAGCACTGA
- the LOC130940508 gene encoding HVA22-like protein f isoform X3 has translation MGVLGTVARNLDTIVGPGAMLLYPLYASMRAIESPSTLDDQQWLTYWVLYSFITLFELSFHKVLSWLPFWPYMKLVICMWLVLPMFNGAAYIYENYVRRYINVTSYGANDYTMKNKKAIQMMSFDARKAVERYIDRHGPQAFEKVISAAEREANKH, from the exons ATGGGTGTCCTTGGAACAGTGGCAAGAAATTTGGATACAATAGTAgg GCCAGGAGCAATGCTTCTTTACCCTCT ATACGCATCAATGAGGGCGATTGAGAGTCCTTCAACCTTAGATGATCAACAGTGGCTAACGTATTGGGTTTTGTACTCCTTCATAACCCTCTTTGAGCTTTCATTTCATAAGGTCCTATCTTG GTTACCGTTTTGGCCATACATGAAGCTTGTAATATGCATGTGGCTGGTGCTGCCAATGTTCAATGGAGCAGCATATATATATGAGAATTATGTGAGGAGATACATAAATGTAACGAGCTATGGAGCTAATGATTATACCATGAAGAACAAGAAGGCGATTCAGATGATGAGCTTCGATGCTAGGAAAGCTGTTGAACGCTACATCGATAGACATGGCCCTCAAGCCTTTGAAAAAGTTATCAGTGCTGCTGAGAGAGAAGCAAACAAGCACTGA